A single genomic interval of Streptomyces sp. NBC_00663 harbors:
- a CDS encoding TnsA-like heteromeric transposase endonuclease subunit, giving the protein MAVEAGRIDVRFRDPVGRVRQVPWLEAAQDVAFEAAPVIRPFPVRHGGRVAPGWWWSSTTRRLVAYGSGVIRTQLMLLDRDPAVVGLACRPVELVWCEDGRSSGHAPQLMARLQDGSGLLVDCVGRGGASVRLTERARIVAAAAQTAGWGYRIAGLPDPVVVANVRWLAGYRHPRYAAGVRTPALLEAFASPRPAVEAVPGLGDPIAVWPAVFHSLWSGVLWVRLDEPLHERAVVCLAQQGLEAA; this is encoded by the coding sequence ATGGCCGTGGAGGCGGGCCGGATCGACGTGCGTTTTCGAGACCCCGTGGGGCGTGTGCGCCAGGTGCCGTGGCTTGAGGCTGCGCAGGACGTCGCCTTCGAGGCCGCTCCTGTCATACGCCCTTTCCCAGTCCGGCATGGGGGGCGTGTTGCTCCGGGTTGGTGGTGGTCGTCGACGACCCGGCGGCTGGTGGCGTACGGATCGGGTGTAATAAGGACCCAGCTCATGCTGCTGGACCGGGATCCGGCGGTGGTGGGGCTGGCCTGCCGGCCGGTGGAGCTGGTGTGGTGTGAGGACGGCCGATCCAGCGGGCATGCACCGCAGTTGATGGCCCGTTTGCAGGACGGCTCGGGGCTGTTGGTCGACTGCGTGGGGCGCGGCGGTGCGTCGGTCCGGTTGACGGAGCGGGCGCGGATTGTGGCGGCTGCTGCGCAGACCGCGGGCTGGGGTTACCGGATCGCCGGGCTTCCGGATCCGGTTGTGGTGGCCAATGTGCGGTGGCTGGCGGGCTACCGGCATCCCCGGTATGCGGCGGGAGTGCGGACGCCCGCTCTGCTGGAGGCCTTCGCTAGTCCGCGGCCGGCGGTGGAGGCGGTACCAGGGCTGGGGGATCCGATCGCCGTGTGGCCTGCAGTGTTTCACTCGCTGTGGAGCGGTGTGCTGTGGGTGCG